In the Candidatus Ozemobacteraceae bacterium genome, one interval contains:
- a CDS encoding DMT family transporter → MNTRTTAYILITLVLWGLIPIFDKLALDAKKIPPFIGIGIRVSVAVLVLLPLLYAVPDLREGWNGLGARQFLAFAASGIISLIIAQYFYYEALRDSQVSKLFPLLFGGAPVVSMLLGWFVLGERISAMTAAGGVLITLGSVLLLL, encoded by the coding sequence GTGAACACGAGAACGACGGCGTATATTCTCATAACCCTCGTGTTATGGGGGCTCATTCCGATATTCGACAAACTTGCTCTGGATGCGAAGAAAATCCCCCCTTTCATTGGAATCGGCATTCGCGTGTCGGTCGCCGTTCTCGTGCTGCTGCCCCTCCTGTATGCCGTGCCGGACCTCAGGGAAGGCTGGAACGGCCTCGGCGCGAGGCAGTTCCTGGCGTTCGCGGCCAGCGGTATTATATCGCTCATTATAGCGCAATACTTCTATTACGAGGCCCTCAGAGACAGCCAGGTCTCGAAACTCTTCCCCCTGCTGTTCGGCGGCGCGCCGGTCGTATCGATGCTTCTGGGCTGGTTCGTGCTCGGCGAGAGAATCTCGGCAATGACGGCGGCCGGCGGCGTCCTGATCACGCTCGGCAGCGTCCTGCTGCTTCT